The DNA sequence CCCTGTCGGTCGTGACGACGGTGGGCGGCACGACCTATCTCTACGTGACGAACGGCGGGTATCCAGGGGATGCCGGCGACTACCAGGGACACGTGACCGCGATCGACCTCGCAACCGGTGCCCAGAAGGTCTTCAACGCGAACTGCAGCAACAATGCCGTGCATTTCGTGGAAGGTGGAACGCCCGATTGCCCGCAAGTGCAGAGTGCGATCTGGGCGCGAGTCGGTGTCGTCTACGACTCCGACAACGACAAGATCTTCATGGCGACGGGCAACGGCACCTTCGACGCGTTCATGACCGGCAAATTCGACTGGGGCGACAGCGTGTTCGCCCTGCACCCCGACGGGACCGGCAACGGCCTCGGCCAGCCCGTGGACAGCTACACGCCGACCAACTACCAGGCCCTGCAGAACGGCGACGCCGACCTCGGCAGCACGGCACCGGCCATTCTCCCGGTGCTGCCCGGCAGCAAGTTTGCTCACCTCGGGGTACAGAGCGGCAAGGACGCATTGATCCGCCTCCTGAACCTCGACAACTTGAGCGGTGCGGGAGCCCCCGGTCATACAGCCGGAGAGGTGCAGACGCAAGCTGTGCCGCAAGGCGGAGAGGTGCTCACGGCACTCGCGGTCTGGACGAACCCCGCGGACAACGGAGTGTGGGTATTCGTTGCAAACGGAAGCGGCATCTCGGGGCTGCAGGCGACCGTGGACGGGTCGGGTAACCCGTCCCTGGCTTCCAAATGGAGCGACTCGACCGCGGGAGCGTCCCCCATCGTGGCGAACAGCATCCTCTACTATGCAAGTGCCGCGGGGGCGCGCGCACTGGACCCCGTGAAAGGCACTCAACTGTGGAGCGCGAGCATCGGAGGCGTCCACTGGGAGAGCCCGATAGTGATCAACGGCCACCTTTTCGTCACCGACGAGGGCTCCCAGCTCTGGGCTTACGGCCCCACCAACAGGGACCGCGCCATCGACTTCGACGGGGACCACAAGACGGATCTTGCGGTCTTCAATCCCTCAAGCGGCTTGTGGTACATCCGCCACTCGTCGGACGGCTCAGTCGCCACCGTGGGCTACGGGGGCACGGGGTACATTCCGGTGCCGGGGGACTATGACGGGGACGGGAAGACCGACATCGCGGTCTACCACCCGCCGTCCGGGCTGTGGTTCATCCGATACTCGTCCACGGGTGTGGACACCGTGACGGGGTTCGGGGGTACAAACTACGTTCCGGTGCGGGGGGACTTCGACGGGGACGGGAAGACGGATTTGGCCGTGTTCCACGACCCGACGGGGATATGGTTCATCAAATACTCGTCGACGGGGACTGTGGTGACGGTGGGATACGGGGCGACGGGCTACATACCGGTTCCGGGGGACTACGAGGGCATTGGCAAGACGGACCTCGCGGTCTACTACCCACCGTCGGGGCTGTGGTTCATCCGGAACTCGTCGACGGGGGCGACGACTACGGTCGGC is a window from the Vicinamibacteria bacterium genome containing:
- a CDS encoding FG-GAP-like repeat-containing protein, producing MAGRSTVRVALAFTLVCLAALPTWASDWFHFNFDARHSGNNTQETAINAANVSTLHVLYHVSLPSIADGAPAFLSGVATPSGTKDLLFLNTKDGHILALDAATGATMWSHQPATGPNYTTSSPAVDPGRLFVYAYALDGKVHKYQVGDGTEITTGGWPELATLKPDVEKGSSALSVVTTVGGTTYLYVTNGGYPGDAGDYQGHVTAIDLATGAQKVFNANCSNNAVHFVEGGTPDCPQVQSAIWARVGVVYDSDNDKIFMATGNGTFDAFMTGKFDWGDSVFALHPDGTGNGLGQPVDSYTPTNYQALQNGDADLGSTAPAILPVLPGSKFAHLGVQSGKDALIRLLNLDNLSGAGAPGHTAGEVQTQAVPQGGEVLTALAVWTNPADNGVWVFVANGSGISGLQATVDGSGNPSLASKWSDSTAGASPIVANSILYYASAAGARALDPVKGTQLWSASIGGVHWESPIVINGHLFVTDEGSQLWAYGPTNRDRAIDFDGDHKTDLAVFNPSSGLWYIRHSSDGSVATVGYGGTGYIPVPGDYDGDGKTDIAVYHPPSGLWFIRYSSTGVDTVTGFGGTNYVPVRGDFDGDGKTDLAVFHDPTGIWFIKYSSTGTVVTVGYGATGYIPVPGDYEGIGKTDLAVYYPPSGLWFIRNSSTGATTTVGFGGTGYTPVRGDFDGDGKNDVAVFNDATGLWFIRNSSTGTVVTVGYGATGYIPVPGGYEDIGKTELAVYHPPTGLWFVRSSLNGGTTTTGFGGPGFNPVN